A genomic window from Nomascus leucogenys isolate Asia chromosome 10, Asia_NLE_v1, whole genome shotgun sequence includes:
- the TSPAN19 gene encoding putative tetraspanin-19, whose product MLRNNKTIIIKYFLNLINGAFLVLGLLFMGFGAWLLLDRNNFLTAFDENNHFIVSISQILIGMGSSTVLFCLLGYIGIHNEIRWLLIVYAVLITWAFAVQVVLSAFIVTKKEEVWKVNPFQCILLFEV is encoded by the exons atgttaagaaataacaaaacaataattattaaGTACTTTCTTAATCTCATTAATGGAGCTTTCTTG GTTCTTGGACTTTTATTCATGGGATTTGGTGCATGGCTCTTAttagatagaaataattttttaacagcttttg ATGAAAATAATCACTTCATAGTATCTATTTCTCAAATTTTGATTGGAATGGGATCTTCTACTGTTCTTTTTTGTCTATTGGGTTATATAGGAATTCACAATGAAATTAGATGGCTCCTAATTGTG tatGCAGTATTGATAACATGGGCCTTTGCTGTTCAGGTTGTACTTTCAGCATTCATCGTCACAAAGAAAGAGGAGGTATGGAAAGTAAATCCTTTTCAATGCATCCTGTTATTTGAAGTTTAA